One Bos taurus isolate L1 Dominette 01449 registration number 42190680 breed Hereford chromosome 25, ARS-UCD2.0, whole genome shotgun sequence genomic window carries:
- the TFAP4 gene encoding transcription factor AP-4: MEYFMMPTQKVPSLQHFRKTEKEVIGGLCSLANIPLTPETQRDQERRIRREIANSNERRRMQSINAGFQSLKTLIPHTDGEKLSKAAILQQTAEYIFSLEQEKTRLLQQNTQLKRFIQELSGSSPKRRRAEDKDEGIGSPDIWEDEKAEDLRREMIELRQQLDKERSVRMMLEEQVRSLEAHMYPEKLKVIAQQVQLQQQQEQVRLLHQEKLEREQQHLRTQLLPTPAPTHHPTVIVPAPAPPPSHHINVVTMGPSSVINSVSTSRQNLDTIVQAIQHIEGTQGQEEEQRRAVIVKPVRGCPEAHASDTASDSEASDSDAMDQGREELAGNGGLP; encoded by the exons CCTGGCCAACATTCCACTGACCCCTGAGACTCAGCGGGACCAGGAGCGGCGGATTCGGCGGGAGATCGCCAACAGCAACGAGCGGAGGCGCATGCAGAGCATCAACGCAGGCTTCCAGTCCCTCAAGACCCTCATCCCCCACACAGATGGAGAGAAGCTCAGCAAG gcagccATTCTCCAGCAGACGGCAGAGTACATCTTCTCCCTGGAGCAGGAGAAGACCCGGCTCCTGCAGCAGAACACACAGCTCAAGCGCTTTATCCAG GAGCTGAGCGGCTCGTCCCCCAAGCGGCGGCGGGCGGAGGACAAAGACGAGGGCATTGGCTCGCCGGACATCTGGGAGGACGAGAAGGCAGAGGATCTGCGGCGGGAGATGATCGAGCTGCGGCAGCAACTGGACAAGGAGCGCTCAGTGCGCATGATGCTGGAGGAGCAG GTCCGCTCCCTGGAGGCCCACATGTACCCGGAAAAGCTCAAGGTGATCGCACAGCAGgtgcagctgcagcagcagcaggagcaggtcCGGCTGCTGCACCAGGAGAAGCTGGAGCGGGAACAGCAGCACCTGCGGACCCAG CTCCTGCCCACTCCggcccccacccaccaccccacgGTGATAGTGCCGGCGCCggcaccccctccctcccaccacatCAACGTCGTCACCATGGGCCCCTCCTCGGTCATCAACTCTGTTTCAACATCCCGGCAAAATCTGGACACCATCGTGCAG GCGATCCAGCACATCGAGGGCACCCAGGGCCAGGAGGAGGAGCAGCGGCGAGCCGTCATCGTGAAGCCGGTCCGCGGCTGCCCCGAGGCCCACGCCTCGGACACCGCCTCCGATTCGGAGGCCTCAGACAGCGACGCCATGGACCAGGGCCGGGAGGAGCTGGCAGGGAACGGGGGGCTTCCCTGA
- the TFAP4 gene encoding transcription factor AP-4 isoform X1, which produces MQSINAGFQSLKTLIPHTDGEKLSKAAILQQTAEYIFSLEQEKTRLLQQNTQLKRFIQELSGSSPKRRRAEDKDEGIGSPDIWEDEKAEDLRREMIELRQQLDKERSVRMMLEEQVRSLEAHMYPEKLKVIAQQVQLQQQQEQVRLLHQEKLEREQQHLRTQLLPTPAPTHHPTVIVPAPAPPPSHHINVVTMGPSSVINSVSTSRQNLDTIVQAIQHIEGTQGQEEEQRRAVIVKPVRGCPEAHASDTASDSEASDSDAMDQGREELAGNGGLP; this is translated from the exons ATGCAGAGCATCAACGCAGGCTTCCAGTCCCTCAAGACCCTCATCCCCCACACAGATGGAGAGAAGCTCAGCAAG gcagccATTCTCCAGCAGACGGCAGAGTACATCTTCTCCCTGGAGCAGGAGAAGACCCGGCTCCTGCAGCAGAACACACAGCTCAAGCGCTTTATCCAG GAGCTGAGCGGCTCGTCCCCCAAGCGGCGGCGGGCGGAGGACAAAGACGAGGGCATTGGCTCGCCGGACATCTGGGAGGACGAGAAGGCAGAGGATCTGCGGCGGGAGATGATCGAGCTGCGGCAGCAACTGGACAAGGAGCGCTCAGTGCGCATGATGCTGGAGGAGCAG GTCCGCTCCCTGGAGGCCCACATGTACCCGGAAAAGCTCAAGGTGATCGCACAGCAGgtgcagctgcagcagcagcaggagcaggtcCGGCTGCTGCACCAGGAGAAGCTGGAGCGGGAACAGCAGCACCTGCGGACCCAG CTCCTGCCCACTCCggcccccacccaccaccccacgGTGATAGTGCCGGCGCCggcaccccctccctcccaccacatCAACGTCGTCACCATGGGCCCCTCCTCGGTCATCAACTCTGTTTCAACATCCCGGCAAAATCTGGACACCATCGTGCAG GCGATCCAGCACATCGAGGGCACCCAGGGCCAGGAGGAGGAGCAGCGGCGAGCCGTCATCGTGAAGCCGGTCCGCGGCTGCCCCGAGGCCCACGCCTCGGACACCGCCTCCGATTCGGAGGCCTCAGACAGCGACGCCATGGACCAGGGCCGGGAGGAGCTGGCAGGGAACGGGGGGCTTCCCTGA